The DNA region AAGAGTTCAAAAATCTTAATTTAAAGAAATTGATTTACTGGACCTCTAAATTTTCGGGCAGTAATATGAAGTATGAACTATACGAGCCACTTGTAGGCAAGTGTATTCCTCAAAGGTATCTCGATGATGAGGATAAAATAACTCCTTTTACGTTGTGATTATCAGAAGTGTTTACACACAATTTGCTCGTTAAAACCTAGCGAAACAAGCGTTTCCTAGCCGAAAAAAATACAGCGTAAACCTTAACCCTACAACAACGGTCTCAAGGTCTCCCAAACGGTACTGGCAACAATTTTATGGCCTTCTACGGTAGGGTGAATGCCATCAGGTTGATTTAAGGAAGCAATCCCACCCACATCTTTCAGAATAAAAGGAATAAAGGCAATGTTATTCTTTTCGGCGATTTCCTCAAAAAGTTGTTTGAATTCCGTGGTATATTCCTGGCCCATATTAGGGGGTAATTGCATACCGGCAAGCACGATTTTGATATTCGGACTTTTACCTCGCACCACATCAATTATTGCTTGTAGGTTGGAGCGTGTTTCCGATAAATCCACACCACGTAAGCCGTCATTGGCCCCCAGTTCCAATACAAAAATATCGAGGTCTTGTTTGACTACCCAATCAATTCGGCTTCTGCCTCCAGCGGTGGTTTCACCACTTACCCCGGAATTGATAACCGTATAATCCAATCCTAAGGAGTCAATTTTTTCCTGTACAACTGCCGGGTAAGCCTCATTGGTATCATCAAGACCATAGCCCGCCGTAATACTGTCCCCAAAAAACAGAATACTCTTCGTTTCAGTATCTGTCGTTGCGATACTTTCCGTCTGTTCAGAAGTTTGCTGAACCTCATCCGTTTTTTCTTTTTTCGCTTCGCCACAAGAAAGGAACAATAACGCCAGAAAAAAATAACTAAACTTTATGAGTTTCAGCTCAATCGACGTTGGTAAATTAAAGTGAAAATCTTTATTATGCGCCTTGAACATGAACAGTTATTTAAATTTAGATAATGTCAAATATATTAAAGATTACCGGTTTGGAAAAGACATACACCAGCGGTAACAAGCAATTAACAGTTCTTCAAGACATCTCCTTCCACGTTGAGAAAGGCCAGACCTTTTCAATTGTTGGTCCATCGGGAAGTGGTAAGACCACTTTACTGGGGTTATGCGCCGGTTTGGACGCTCCTAATGCGGGTTCCGTAGAATTATGCGGACAAGATTTGAACACGCTTAACGAAGACGAACGCGCCCAACTACGTAATAAGGAAGTCGGTTTTATATTCCAAAATTTTCAGTTGCTGCCCACACTTACCGCTCTGGAAAACGTGAGTGTTCCTTTGGAATTGCAGGGTGCCAAGGATGCAACTCAAAAAAGCACGGATTTATTGGAAAAAGTAGGACTGAAAGACCGTTTACATCATTATCCCTCGCAGTTATCCGGCGGGGAACAGCAGCGTGTGGCATTGGCAAGAGCTTTTGCAAATGCGCCTTCCATCTTATTTGCAGATGAACCTACGGGAAATCTAGATACCGAAACCGGTGAAAAGGTGATTCAGTTATTGCTGGACCTGAACAAAGAAAACGGCACCACCTTGGTCATCATAACCCATGATTTGGAATTGGCCAACCGTACGCAGCAAATATTGCAGCTTAAAGGTGGGAAAATAGTAACCAATCAACCTACTACGGCATTTTGAAGAATTCTACATCCAACGAAAGTTTACGGACACCTTGGCTCTTTAAAATGGCTTTGCGCGATGCCAAAGCCAGTAAAGTGCGATTGTTACTATTTATGGCTTCCATTATTTTGGGCATTGCAGCGGTCGTTTCCATTCAGCTGTTCAGCACCAATTTAAAGGACAACATACAGCGCCAGTCCAAAGCGTTAATGGGTGCTGATTTTAAAATCGACTCAAAGCAAATACCTACGGAACGGGCACAGGCTATTATAGATTCGTTACAGCCAGATGCGTATGAAGTTAACTTTGTCTCCATGGCCGTTTTCCCTAAGAACGGCGGCACCAAACTCGTAAAGGTCCAAGGTCTGGAAGGTGATTTTCCGTTTT from Zobellia alginiliquefaciens includes:
- a CDS encoding arylesterase, whose product is MFKAHNKDFHFNLPTSIELKLIKFSYFFLALLFLSCGEAKKEKTDEVQQTSEQTESIATTDTETKSILFFGDSITAGYGLDDTNEAYPAVVQEKIDSLGLDYTVINSGVSGETTAGGRSRIDWVVKQDLDIFVLELGANDGLRGVDLSETRSNLQAIIDVVRGKSPNIKIVLAGMQLPPNMGQEYTTEFKQLFEEIAEKNNIAFIPFILKDVGGIASLNQPDGIHPTVEGHKIVASTVWETLRPLL
- a CDS encoding ABC transporter ATP-binding protein; amino-acid sequence: MSNILKITGLEKTYTSGNKQLTVLQDISFHVEKGQTFSIVGPSGSGKTTLLGLCAGLDAPNAGSVELCGQDLNTLNEDERAQLRNKEVGFIFQNFQLLPTLTALENVSVPLELQGAKDATQKSTDLLEKVGLKDRLHHYPSQLSGGEQQRVALARAFANAPSILFADEPTGNLDTETGEKVIQLLLDLNKENGTTLVIITHDLELANRTQQILQLKGGKIVTNQPTTAF